The sequence TTTGTGGTGGCATTATGATTGGACTGGGGGTTGGCATCATGCTGCGTTTGGATATTAGTATTGGTGGAACGGACTTGCTTGCGCAAATGATTGCAAGGAAGTTGGCCATCAATCCTGGTGTGATGATTTTCTGCATCGACCTTCTAATTATTACTGTTGGTAGCTTAGTTATTCAAACTGTTCAACTAAGTATGTCATTAGTCACGGTTTGTTGTGTTGGAATGACGACGAGTTTACTTGTAGCGACTACGGGTAAAGTAGCGAAGAGACAACCTTCTCAAGTTTAACTAGCAGAAAGGGACTATAAAATTAAATGTACGAATAATGTCGAACAGTGTACTGCGTTTTAAATTCTTCCATGGTATGATTAAATGAAATAGATGGTAATATTAAATGAAATTCATGGAAACTTTTAAGGAGACAGGGAAGGGGGAGTGTAATTGAAAACAATTGCTGAATTCATTGCTGAAGCAAACGAATATTGTCGACAGACAGGAATGGAACCAGCAGAACTATCTCCTACAACAATCAATTCTGCTGATACGGATTATTCAGTAAAGTCGAGTGGAGATGAAGAGATTATTTCGGTCACGCGCTTTTTTAGCGGTAAGATGATTGAATTGTTGAAGGACATTCCATTGCTGATTGCAGTTTCAGACCAAAATGGCGTTATTCTAGACATGGTCGGGGACGAAACAATCAAAAAACAGGTGAACAATCTTGGGATAAAATGTGGTATTCAGTTTACAGCTAGTACGATGGGGACGAATGTTGTGAACCTATCACTGGATCATCACTGGGGGCCTGTCGAAATCATAGGAGAATCTCATTATCATCACTATTTGCAGTCAACGGCTTGTTATGGTGTAGCCTTTAAAAATACAACTACGGGTGAAGTGCTCGGCTCATTTGTCGTGATGACAGATATAAAGCATCAAAATCCGATGATTACGATGTTGCTCGCTACAATTGTGGACTCGATTGAAAGAGAATTAGTTTTGCGAAAACAAAATAGACAGTTGAATATGTTGCACCAAGTCATGATGGATAATAGTCAATATGGGGTCATCACAACAGATTTGGATGGCGTTGTTTTAGAATTCAATATTCGGGCCGAAATTCTTTTAGAACAAAAAGCTCGTGACATGATTGGTAATCATGTACGAAATTTGCGGGATATAGGTAAGTACATACAAGCTGTACTCAATGAAAAAACACGATATGATGACGTGTATATTACGATTGGACAAGAGGGAGAGGACTCCCAACGATTTTGTTTATTTGATGCATTCCCCATTTATGATGATAGTTATCAAACGATTGGTGCGTTTGCACAGCTACGTGATATTACAGAAGTGTACAATGTACAGCAGCGCTTCAATTTTTTAGCCAATCATGATGAGCAGACTGGATTACCAAATCGAAGATTTTTAACGACTAATTTAACAAAGATGATTGAAGAAATGAATAATAATAAGACGAATCATCCACTTGCTGTTATTCACTTAGATTTGGACCGTTTCAAGATTGTTAATGACACGTTAGGGCAAAAGGATGGAGATTTTGTTTTAAAAAGAATCGCCAATCGGTTAGCTAGTCATTTTGGAGAAAATGATTTTATAGCAAGGGTTGGTGGAGATGATTTTATCTTACTTGTTCCTATGAATGAGCAAGAGGATATCCAACAAATTGGCAAACGATTACTCCAGATATTTAAAGAGCCATTTGTTATGAAAGGCTATGATTTTCATATCACAGCAAGTATAGGGATTGCCTTATTTCCGAACAACGGTCGAACAACGGAAGAACTACTAGTTAATGCGGATACAGCGATGTTCCAAGCGAAAAAGCAAGGGAAAAATCAATATGTTCTCTATTCAGATGAATTGGATCCCAAATCACATGATAAGATTTTATTGGAAGCATCTTTGCGAAAAGCGATTGATTCGGATGAGCTTGTCCTTTATTATCAGCCGAAAATTAACATCCAAACAAAGGAAATGATTGGTGTAGAGGCATTGGTTAGATGGCGGCACCCGACGCTCGGGATGCTACCACCAAGTGAGTTTGTCCCACTTGCCGAAGAAACGGGCCTCATTACGCAAATGGATGCGTGGGTGCTACGAACCGCTTGTAAACAAAATAAGAAATGGCAAGACATGGGAATACCACCCTTTAGTGTAGCGATTAATTTATCCTCCAATCAATTTGCGAGTGACAAGCTACCCGACTTAGTTCAAACAGTTTTATGCGATACTGGATTAAAGCCTGAATACATAGAACTTGAAATTACTGAAACGATGACGATGGATGTTGAACATGCCATTCCGACATTGAAGAAATTGAATGAGCTCGGTGTTAAAATTAGTATTGATGATTTTGGTACCGGCTATAGCTCCATGAACTATTTAACGAAGTTTCCAATTGACCGGTTAAAAATTGACCGATCCTTTATTTGGAATATAGAGAAAAATGTAAGTGACTCGAATATTGTCATTACGATAATACGAATGGCTCATAACCTTGGACTAAAAGTTATTGCTGAGGGAGTCGAGAATGAAAAGCAACTTCAGTTTTTGCATGACCATGGCTGTGATGAAGTGCAGGGATTCTATTTCAGTGAACCATTGCCAGTGGAAACGATTGAATCGGGCTTTCTAAGGATTCAAGGAGCGGTAAGTGGCGACAAATAACAAAAAACAAGACCGGATGTCGATTGATTCGGTCTTGTTTTTTGTTTAGTTATTTTTCCCACGCCTGTTGATTAACCCAAAAATAACTTAATCAAATACTAGGTGCTTTAATGAGTTGGATTAATAAGAATACTCAATCAATCCACGCCGTTAATTCTTTGAAATGAGTTCTCGTAAAAGGTTTTGGCTCGAAATCTGAATAGCCGAGGTAAATAAATGCAGAAATCTCACCTTGTTCAGATAGACCGAAGAAGTCGCGTACGTCTGGGTGGTAGCAAATCGCACCTGTTCGCCAAACTGCACCAAGACCTAGACCGTGTGCAGTTAACAACATATTTTGAACAGCACTGCTGACAGCGGCAAATTCCTCTTTCAAAATGATATTGTCCTTGTCACTTGGTTCAACACCGACCGCAATGATGACGGGTGCGCGAAGGGGGTTGCTTTCGCTTCGTGCGATTTTCGCTTGGCTTTCTTCTGACTGGGGATCCTCTTGTTGCGCTGTCGTAATTTCTTTAAACACTTTTCCTAATTTCTTTCTACCTTCGCCACGTAGGACGAAAAAGCGCCACGGCTCTGATCTATGATGACTTGGCGCA comes from Sporosarcina sp. FSL K6-3457 and encodes:
- a CDS encoding EAL domain-containing protein; the encoded protein is MKTIAEFIAEANEYCRQTGMEPAELSPTTINSADTDYSVKSSGDEEIISVTRFFSGKMIELLKDIPLLIAVSDQNGVILDMVGDETIKKQVNNLGIKCGIQFTASTMGTNVVNLSLDHHWGPVEIIGESHYHHYLQSTACYGVAFKNTTTGEVLGSFVVMTDIKHQNPMITMLLATIVDSIERELVLRKQNRQLNMLHQVMMDNSQYGVITTDLDGVVLEFNIRAEILLEQKARDMIGNHVRNLRDIGKYIQAVLNEKTRYDDVYITIGQEGEDSQRFCLFDAFPIYDDSYQTIGAFAQLRDITEVYNVQQRFNFLANHDEQTGLPNRRFLTTNLTKMIEEMNNNKTNHPLAVIHLDLDRFKIVNDTLGQKDGDFVLKRIANRLASHFGENDFIARVGGDDFILLVPMNEQEDIQQIGKRLLQIFKEPFVMKGYDFHITASIGIALFPNNGRTTEELLVNADTAMFQAKKQGKNQYVLYSDELDPKSHDKILLEASLRKAIDSDELVLYYQPKINIQTKEMIGVEALVRWRHPTLGMLPPSEFVPLAEETGLITQMDAWVLRTACKQNKKWQDMGIPPFSVAINLSSNQFASDKLPDLVQTVLCDTGLKPEYIELEITETMTMDVEHAIPTLKKLNELGVKISIDDFGTGYSSMNYLTKFPIDRLKIDRSFIWNIEKNVSDSNIVITIIRMAHNLGLKVIAEGVENEKQLQFLHDHGCDEVQGFYFSEPLPVETIESGFLRIQGAVSGDK
- a CDS encoding nitroreductase family protein, with product MNIHEAIQTRRSIALVDEQAVPKELIEQIIEAGTYAPSHHRSEPWRFFVLRGEGRKKLGKVFKEITTAQQEDPQSEESQAKIARSESNPLRAPVIIAVGVEPSDKDNIILKEEFAAVSSAVQNMLLTAHGLGLGAVWRTGAICYHPDVRDFFGLSEQGEISAFIYLGYSDFEPKPFTRTHFKELTAWID